The Chamaesiphon minutus PCC 6605 DNA window GCTATATCGTTGTCAACAGTCGGGTGTTGCTAGACACCAAACCAGGCTGGCAACCAGAAGTAGTCGAGCGCGTGCCCGAATATATTACTCCTTATCTGCGGCTGATCGGTCATCGCCCCCACGTCCCGCAAGTTTATGGTTCGATTCCCTTAAATCGCTCGGGACGACGGACTACTACATTATGGCTGTTGGAAAAAGCACCGATTTATAGTGAGGGATTAGGAGCTGCTTTTGCTGGGAGACTAATGCCAGAACTGATCGAAAGCTGGAAAACCGCCGGATCGATGCGCCAACTCAATTGGCTGTGGCAAATCGCCAATCTGTGGGACTCGATGCAGGTGGAGGGGGTAAACAAAACTTTATTACATCCAGAAGTGCTGCGCGTTGAAGGCGGCCTGTTACGAACGATCGAATTAATACCCAATGCTGAAACACCTCCGAAATTAGCCGAACTGGGCAAACTCTGGAAAATGTGGCAGAAACAGGCGCGGCTCGGCATCGCCCAAATTCTGGACAAAATTTGTAATGGACTCATCAAAGAAGAAATTACGACCGCTACACAACTGATCGCCATGCTAGATGAGGGTTTGCGAACGGTAGGTCAAAAACAATTTCTCAATTGTAATTATCTGACACTCAGCCATACTGGGCCGACTCGCGAGCAAAATGAAGATGCTTGCTATCCACCCAGCGGCGACCCACTGTATCAGAATACAGGCTACGATCTGAGCCTGGCGATTGTTTGCGACGGCGTGGGCGGCCATCAAGGTGGCGAAGTGGCCTCTAATCTGGCAATCGATACGATTCGTCGTCGGGTCGAGAATGTACTTAATAAGCCAGAAAATCGTTATCCCGATAGTATTACCATCCAAATTGAGAACTCTACCTGCGTTGCTAACGACCAAATAAGCCTGCGCAATGACAGCGAAAATCGTCAAGAACGCGAGCGAATGGGCACGACGATGGTAATGAGTCTAATCTACGGTCACGAGGCTTATATCGCCCATATCGGCGATAGCCGTGTTTATCGGATTACGCGCACTGGCTGCCATCAAATGACATTAGATGACGACCTGGCAACTAGAGAAGTGCGCCTAAGCGGAGTCTTGTATCGCGAAGCCTTAGGGATGACTAGTTCTGGTTCGTTATTTCAAGCCTTGGGAATGAATTCTTCGACCGCGCTCCATCCCAATATCCGCAGGACGATCGTCGATGAGGAATGTATTTTCTTATTGTGTACGGATGGTGTCAGCGATCGCGATCGAGTCGATCAATATTGGCAAACCGAAATTCTTCCCGTTTTAGAAGGGAAAGTAGATCTAGCGACCGCCTGTCAGCGCACGATCAATATGGCGAATACTCACAATGGCCACGACAATGCCACCGTCGCGCTGGTTCATTGTCAAGTCAAGCAGCCAGTCGAAGCCGGACAAAATACCACCATCCAGGATTTTCCAGCCGCTGCCCCGACCTCGATCCATTCGGATACGCTGCTACTGAGTAGTCCGGAGACTAGTACTGAAGATGCGGCTCGTCCGAGCAGCCGGATTGGCGAGCGAGCCGCCAACAAACTAGAAAATAAAAAGCCCCTAATCTTAGGGGCAATTGGGTTGTTATCATTAGTCGCGATTGGGGCTGTTAGTTGGTTCTTGTCTCAAAATGCGCCCAATTTTACAACTCCAGCACCCACCCCCAGTCCGGCAGGTACTGAGGCTCCAACACCTACCCCCAGTCCGGCGGGTACTCAGCCACCGACACCTAGCTCCAGTCCCACTAGCGCACCGCCGATGGGAGAGCCGCTGCCAGGTAATCCTCGGCCTGCTGGTGCGCCTGACGATCGACCACCAGTATAGTCTCGATCGATGGTTAAGTTTTTAAGAGATCGGCCCCTTCAATTACCTTCGCCGACTCAATTTTGTCATTGGGTTTGAGCTGTCCGAGGACTTCTTGTCCCGAGATCGCGTAGCCAAATACGGTATAACGACCATCGAGCAGATTGCGGCCAGCCGGGGTTAATTCTGGCTCGAACAGAAAGAAAAAGACTTGAGAAGAGCCGCCATTGGGGTCGCCTTCCGGACGCGCCATTGCCAAGGCACCATAGGAAGAAAACGGTAAAACAGGTTCTTCGCGGAAGCGTCCGGCATCTTCCATGGTAATTCCATACATCGGCTCTTTATCGCCTTTGACCATTACTTCTAGCGGTACGGCTCGATATTTTTTGGTGTCGGGATCGATAAAACCAACTTCATCCCCTGGCGGATCGCCAATCTGAAGTACGTAATCATTTTCGGCGCGGGTGAAAGCAAGATTGTTATAAAATCCCCGTTGGACGAGATCGACAAAGTTACCAGCCGTGACGGGAGCATTATAGCCATCGACGATCAGACCGATCTCACCTTTGTTAGTTTTGATGGAGATCGTGGCACGCCCTTTAAGCTGGGGCAAGTTACTATACTCAGCAGGTACTGTATAGGGGAAATCCGTCACCATCGATGCTTCAATCGAGCCGATTTTACCCAGAGCCTCGGTACGTTTGGCTTGCACCTGCGGTTTGTCTTTGGCTGCGGTGGCGATCGCGAGTGCCTCTACATCAGTTTGAATATCATCGAGCAGAGTTTGTGCTTCTGCTTGTTTGGGAGCAGGAACGCTTGTGAGAATATCAGCTTGCTTGTTTTTCAATATCGCCGCCGCTTTTTTGACATCGTTGCTAATCGTGCTCCACTGTTTGCCGCGCAAGTGGTTGGCAATATCTTCCAAGCTATTTTGCAGTTCCCGCACTGGTTTATTATCGATCGGGAGTGCATATCTCAAAATTGACTGTCCGTCAGTAATTGCGTTTCCAGAAGGTAGCAGAGTAGCCGCACTCAACCCCATCGAGAGGCTGATTGACAGCATTGCCACTATGCCAGTCTGCAACCAGTTTCGCCAGCGGCTAAGTATAGAAATTTTGCCCGTTCGCATTTCTAATAATATTCATATAGTCCAACCCTCTCATCTTGCCATATCTGGGATCGCTATATTAATAACCTGAGTTCGATGAGGCTATGCCTCATCGAACTCAGATGTGACAACATGTTCAGCTTAATAGCAAATTTTATGTAAATTTTGGCACGATAAAACCCATCATTAAGATGATTAATGATTGAAAATATTGAGTTAAGTTAATAAATAAATAATCGGCTAAATAGGAACAATACTAAAGAAGTTTTGAGCAGGCTCATCTAGCTTCAAACTCGGCTTTTTAGGTTGATGAGTATAAGCAATTAATGCTGTAATCAGATTTAGCATGAAATTATGCAAGCTCCGATGGCGAGAATGGACTAAATAACAAATATTTTTTAACTGGTCATTTACCGTTTCAATCAGCGAGCGTTTCCGAAGTGATATTTTGTCATCCATCAAGATGAGCTTGTTTTTCATATTAGATTTTAGTGGCGTAATTAGCTGCAATCCTTTATTTAATAATTCTTCAAATAGTTCTTTCTTAATATATCCTTTGTCTCCAAATATTTTTCCTGATATTCCCTGTGTCATTGATGGCAAATGTGTGCGGTCATCGACATTGCCAGGTGTGATTTTGCAGCTTAATATCTCTCCGCAATCATTAATAATTAAATGAAGCTTGAATCCAAAGTACCATCCCATAGAACTCTTACTCAGCTTGGCAGTTTCTTTGAAAACCTTATTTCTTTTAATTCTTTTTGGGTGACAAACTGGAATAGCCGTGCTATCCACGAAACTAATTCCAGTCACCTTACCTTGACGAGAGTTGAGATAATAAAGGCAAGCTATTAAAACATTTGGCATCAACTCCACCATTCTATTGTAACTAACCAACTTTGGAAAATAATCAGTTAAGTTTTGACAAACATTTTTGAGGTAATAATCCTTAAATGTTCGATAGCTTGACTGATGGAAATGAATAGAATTCGATCCAGTCGGTCATTTTCTCAATCTTAAATAATTCACTATTTCGATTTTCGATCGTGATGACAAAGATTGGCGGCAAATCGAATTTTAGCTTGGATGAGTTTCGACTAGACAGCCACACCTTTGACGCTGGCATATAAATCTTTAAACAGCCGTTGCTGGACGCTATGATCCACGATCGGGAGTGGATAGCCGATCTGATGGCGAGTTAGCGGTGGGATATTACCGCTGAGAATGAGATTGGTCTCGACAGACTTTAATTCTGGCACCCACTGACGAATATAATCTGCCTCTGGATCGAATTTTTGGGCTTGGGTGTAGGGGTTGAAAATTCGCAACGGTTTGGGGTCCATACCGCTCGATGCGCTCCATTGCCAGCCGCCGTTGTTTGCAGACAGATCGCCATCGATCAGACGTTGCATGAAGTATTTCTCGCCCCATTGCCAGTTGATAATCAAATCTTTAGTTAAGAAGCTGGCAACGATCATTCGACAGCGATTGTGCATCCAGCCAATTTCGTTGAGTTGGCGCATGGCCGCATCGACGATCGGATAGCCTGTTTCGCCCCGACACCAAGCGTCAAAACGATTTTGGTCATCTTGCCACGGAAAATGTTTTAAGGGGTCGCGATAAGCCCCCTGGGCAAGGCTGGGGAAATGATACATCGCTTGTTGGTAGAATTCTCGCCATGCGAGTTCTTGCTGCCAGGTGGTAATCCCCGCACGGGCTTCGTCGCTGCTGGTTTGTGCCATTGCCTCGATTGTGGCCGCCCACACGGTCCGAATGCCAATGACGCCGAATTTCAAGGCCGCACTGAGTCCCGATGTGCCTGTAAGGGCGGGATAGTTGCGTTGTTCGTCATATTCGCAGATCGATCGATCGCAAAATTCTGCTAGTTCCCGTGCGGCTGCGCTCGTACCCGGTTCTAATTTGAGCGGGTTCTCCCAAGTAAATCCTAAATCTTTGGCTGTGGGGAGATCGATCGTCGGTACTTGAGCTAGATCTGTCAGCTCGGTAGCATCTAATTGGCAGGGGGGAAGTTTGACTTCGACTGGGGCTGGTTTCGATCGACTGTTCCAGTTGCGCCAGAATGGGGTATAGACTGTATAGGGCTGTTTGTTACCAGTGATAATTTCACTTGGGGCATGGAGCAACTGATCCCAATTTGTATGCACTTCGATGCCATCGCTTTTTAAAGTTGTGGCGATGCTCTCGTCCCGCGTCTGGGAATATGGTTCGATATCGAGATGCCAATATACAGCTTGGGCTTTGAGTGTAGTAGCTAATAGCGGAATTTTGACGACGGGATTGCCTTCGACAAATAGTAGTTGACTCCCCGCGCGGCGATAATCTTTGGCAAGCGACTGCAAGCAGCCGACGAGGTAGGTAACTCTCGCAGGGGCAACACTATCATTAGTTAAAATCGCTCGATCGAAACAAAAGACACCGATAACTCTAGCATTGGTATTACAGGCTTGGGCTAAACCTATGCTGTCTGAAACGCGTAAGTCACGGCGATGCCAAAATAAGATGAGATCTGACATTTAATTTAGCGACAATCTAGGCATTACAAGTGGAGAAGCGTCAGAGAAAGAGGTTTTGGACTAAACTCGAAAATCGATCGACTATTTCTAATTTAAACCTCACCAGTGAGGCAATCTCACATCTTGGAACAGTCTGAAAACATTAGTGCCTAGTGTAGATCTGGGGGTACCCACGAGGGGCACCCCTACAGGTTATTTGTGTAGGGGCGCCCCTCGTGGGTACCCTGGTTTTCACTAAGCACTAACATGTTCGAGCTGTTGCAAGATGTAAGGCATCCACATTACTTGCCATTATTACTCAATTCTCTGAGCAAAGAACTCACTCCAGCGGTAGAGAGATCGCCGAGTGTTTTGGGGACGTTTACCGCTAACGCACCGATCGCTACATTTAAGAGTTTGGCTGGCTCTAGTTCGCCTTTGACTAAATTCCACAACTGTCGAACTTCGGTAATGTGGAGGCGATTGTCTTCGGTTAGTGCCATGACAATTTGATTTCTGAGCGAGCGTCCTTCCTCAGACATCAGGAATTTAAGTCCTAATTGGGCGGTAGGCAACAGGTCGAAATTTCCACCCGTGCGAGCGATGCCAATCATATTTTCCAATCGTTGCCACTGCAACTTACCATCTTTAATTACTACTTCTAGCAACCGTCGCCGCATTTCTGGAGTTTCGCCATTGAGCAATCTTTGGGCGACATAAGGATAGCCAATTTCGACAATCTTGAAGTTAGGATTGAGACTCAGCGCGACACCTTCTTGCGTAACCAAAGATCGGATAATGAGTGAGAATTGAGCGGGGATGCGGAAGGGATATTGGAACATCAATTCCGAAAACTCATCAGTGACGGTTTTAAAATTGAAGTTGCCAACATTTTCGCCGATCGCGTTGCCCAGTACTCGCTCTAACGCTGGGATAATTGGAGAAATATCCACATCGGGAGTCAGAAAACCCAGCCTGACAAAATCATCTGTGAGGGCGAGATAGTCTTTATTAATCAAATGCACTACCGAACCCGCGATCGTTTCTTTAGTGTTTTGGGTGAGCTGATCCATCATCCCAAAATCGATAAATGCCATCCGTCCGTCGGCGAGTGCAAATAGGTTACCAGGATGCGGATCGGCATGGAAAAAGCCAAATTCTAATAACTGTCGCAGACCTGATGCAACACAAGCTCTAATCAATGTGTCGCGATCTAGCCCAGCTTTCTTTATCCCATCTATATCGGTTAACTTAATACCGTCGATCCACTCTAAAGTTAGGACGGTATGACTGGTATATCGCCAGTAAATAGCCGGAACTTTAACTGTCAGATCGTCTTGAAAATTCGCCGCAAACTTTTCAGCATTGCGCCCTTCATTTTGATAGTCGATTTCTTCAAATAACTTCGTACCAAATTCATCGACAACGATGGTGAGATTATCACCCAAATTTAATGGTAAAAATGGTTTGATCCAACTAGCTGCCCACCGTAACAAGTACAGATCGCGAGTGATAGTTGGCATTAAATTTGGCCGTTGCACTTTAACGGCAACCTGTTCCCCAGTATACAATCTAGCTTTGTAAACTTGACCCAAACTGGCCGCAGCGATCGGACGCGGTGAAATTTCTTTGTATAATTCTTCTACCGATCGCTTCAGTTGCGATTCAATAATTTGCATTGCCAACTCATTATCAAAAGGTGGGAGTTGGTCTTGAAGTTTGATTAGCTCGTCCAAAAAGTCTTGTCTGATTAGATCGGGACGTGTCGATAGCGATTGTCCGACTTTAATAAATGTCGGCCCCAATTGCGTCAGAATTTCCCGTAATTGCTCGGCTCTTTGATTTTTATTTGCTTCGGTATTACCAACAGATCGATCGAGTAATAACCCAATTAAAAATCCGGCAAACAACCAAACGATAACTAGTGCGCGCCAGATTACCAGCCACGGACGTCTATTGTAATACTTAGCAATTGCCTGGGCATTATAACGCCGCAGTTGGGTAAGTTGTTGCTGACTCACGTTGTAAAGTTGCCTCTTAAACTCTGTAGTGCTATATTTCGATATTATCGGCCGACGAGTTAACTTTCGTTAAATTATTCCCTAATATCTTAACTTTTTGAAATTAGAGATCTAAATCACTCTTAATACAAGTATACAAAAATATAGATAATCTGGTGTTAGTGCGATAACCGAACCTAAAATTTCGGCAGTCTTGGCGATCCCCAAGCAAGTTGTGTAGTCGCGATCGAGCGGTCGCGATCGCTATCCCCCATCTGCTATGATACCCACTTAAATGCCACGTTTGGAAATCCAGCATCGCTCTCAGAGGCGATCGAATCGGCTAAATAGCTGGATCTCGATCGACCATCGACTGTATTATGCGCGATCGATAGCAATCGAGAAAAAAATTTTAACTAATACTTCAATGTAAAGATCGACTCGATCCAATCTGTTCCTAATTATGCCGAAATTACTAATTACTGGGGTGAGTGGTTTTCTGGGTTGGAATTTATGTCAACAGGCTCGATCTCAATGGGAAACTCACGGTACATACTCGCAAAATGCGATCGAGATTAGTGATGTTCGGCTCCACCAAATCGATCTTACACAGCTCGATGCAGTCACAGCCAAGATCGATGCGATCGCGCCAGATGCCATAATTCATACTGCGGCGGCGGCTAGTCCCAACTTTTGTCAAACGCACCCAGAACTATCCGCACGCATTAATATCGGCGCATCTCAACTACTAGCAAAGATTTGCAATCGAGCCAAAATTCCTTTTGTTTTCACCTCCACCGATTTAGTTTTCGATGGTAAGAACGCACCTTATCGCGAAACAGATCCAGTTTCGCCGCTGAATATTTATGGCGAGCAAAAAGTAGCTGCCGAACGCAA harbors:
- a CDS encoding PP2C family protein-serine/threonine phosphatase, which encodes MTNQLAAKIVCQNPECQAPNPVSHNFCAHCRTAIPKVYLWTVGEDASSLKVGQMLANNRYIVVNSRVLLDTKPGWQPEVVERVPEYITPYLRLIGHRPHVPQVYGSIPLNRSGRRTTTLWLLEKAPIYSEGLGAAFAGRLMPELIESWKTAGSMRQLNWLWQIANLWDSMQVEGVNKTLLHPEVLRVEGGLLRTIELIPNAETPPKLAELGKLWKMWQKQARLGIAQILDKICNGLIKEEITTATQLIAMLDEGLRTVGQKQFLNCNYLTLSHTGPTREQNEDACYPPSGDPLYQNTGYDLSLAIVCDGVGGHQGGEVASNLAIDTIRRRVENVLNKPENRYPDSITIQIENSTCVANDQISLRNDSENRQERERMGTTMVMSLIYGHEAYIAHIGDSRVYRITRTGCHQMTLDDDLATREVRLSGVLYREALGMTSSGSLFQALGMNSSTALHPNIRRTIVDEECIFLLCTDGVSDRDRVDQYWQTEILPVLEGKVDLATACQRTINMANTHNGHDNATVALVHCQVKQPVEAGQNTTIQDFPAAAPTSIHSDTLLLSSPETSTEDAARPSSRIGERAANKLENKKPLILGAIGLLSLVAIGAVSWFLSQNAPNFTTPAPTPSPAGTEAPTPTPSPAGTQPPTPSSSPTSAPPMGEPLPGNPRPAGAPDDRPPV
- a CDS encoding peptidylprolyl isomerase, which gives rise to MRTGKISILSRWRNWLQTGIVAMLSISLSMGLSAATLLPSGNAITDGQSILRYALPIDNKPVRELQNSLEDIANHLRGKQWSTISNDVKKAAAILKNKQADILTSVPAPKQAEAQTLLDDIQTDVEALAIATAAKDKPQVQAKRTEALGKIGSIEASMVTDFPYTVPAEYSNLPQLKGRATISIKTNKGEIGLIVDGYNAPVTAGNFVDLVQRGFYNNLAFTRAENDYVLQIGDPPGDEVGFIDPDTKKYRAVPLEVMVKGDKEPMYGITMEDAGRFREEPVLPFSSYGALAMARPEGDPNGGSSQVFFFLFEPELTPAGRNLLDGRYTVFGYAISGQEVLGQLKPNDKIESAKVIEGADLLKT
- a CDS encoding FAD-binding domain-containing protein, which translates into the protein MSDLILFWHRRDLRVSDSIGLAQACNTNARVIGVFCFDRAILTNDSVAPARVTYLVGCLQSLAKDYRRAGSQLLFVEGNPVVKIPLLATTLKAQAVYWHLDIEPYSQTRDESIATTLKSDGIEVHTNWDQLLHAPSEIITGNKQPYTVYTPFWRNWNSRSKPAPVEVKLPPCQLDATELTDLAQVPTIDLPTAKDLGFTWENPLKLEPGTSAAARELAEFCDRSICEYDEQRNYPALTGTSGLSAALKFGVIGIRTVWAATIEAMAQTSSDEARAGITTWQQELAWREFYQQAMYHFPSLAQGAYRDPLKHFPWQDDQNRFDAWCRGETGYPIVDAAMRQLNEIGWMHNRCRMIVASFLTKDLIINWQWGEKYFMQRLIDGDLSANNGGWQWSASSGMDPKPLRIFNPYTQAQKFDPEADYIRQWVPELKSVETNLILSGNIPPLTRHQIGYPLPIVDHSVQQRLFKDLYASVKGVAV
- a CDS encoding ABC1 kinase family protein; protein product: MSQQQLTQLRRYNAQAIAKYYNRRPWLVIWRALVIVWLFAGFLIGLLLDRSVGNTEANKNQRAEQLREILTQLGPTFIKVGQSLSTRPDLIRQDFLDELIKLQDQLPPFDNELAMQIIESQLKRSVEELYKEISPRPIAAASLGQVYKARLYTGEQVAVKVQRPNLMPTITRDLYLLRWAASWIKPFLPLNLGDNLTIVVDEFGTKLFEEIDYQNEGRNAEKFAANFQDDLTVKVPAIYWRYTSHTVLTLEWIDGIKLTDIDGIKKAGLDRDTLIRACVASGLRQLLEFGFFHADPHPGNLFALADGRMAFIDFGMMDQLTQNTKETIAGSVVHLINKDYLALTDDFVRLGFLTPDVDISPIIPALERVLGNAIGENVGNFNFKTVTDEFSELMFQYPFRIPAQFSLIIRSLVTQEGVALSLNPNFKIVEIGYPYVAQRLLNGETPEMRRRLLEVVIKDGKLQWQRLENMIGIARTGGNFDLLPTAQLGLKFLMSEEGRSLRNQIVMALTEDNRLHITEVRQLWNLVKGELEPAKLLNVAIGALAVNVPKTLGDLSTAGVSSLLRELSNNGK